In a single window of the Desulfovibrio mangrovi genome:
- a CDS encoding radical SAM/SPASM domain-containing protein — protein sequence MRFSLFSRRPRWQSVQVEVSTLCRASCIYCPRTALRQSWRNTLLPMSVFRSLLPSLARVRHVHLQGWGEPLLHPDLSQMVALARQQGCTAGTTTCGLGVSDEQLAALVNTGLDVMAFSLAGGERHHNALRPSTPFTVVLDAMARLKCIKEQLGSPRPHIHIAWLSTVSAVEDVCLLPDLMEEYGIHEATVSGISLVADARMYGECFASLTQAEFRQAIRPVVSVLDAAFEHGLSIHARLPVPDTPEVSARKEACPPPQQENGPVATSGQTGMIPHGEFINAACPEPVQHSLVITAEGKVTPCILGCLPDKDAVQYTGTGQHPLPSLEFGNVAEASLETIWASPAYRQFRKQAASGILPAQCTFCHARQVCRIQGGIHPPGDSMTERLEFLRQCAAAEQ from the coding sequence ATGCGTTTTTCCCTGTTCTCACGACGCCCGCGCTGGCAATCCGTACAGGTGGAGGTCTCGACCCTCTGCCGCGCCTCGTGCATCTATTGCCCCCGCACCGCCTTGCGACAATCCTGGCGCAATACCCTGCTGCCCATGTCTGTCTTCCGCTCTCTGCTGCCCTCGCTGGCCCGTGTGCGCCATGTGCATTTGCAGGGCTGGGGCGAACCGCTCCTGCACCCCGACCTATCGCAGATGGTCGCCCTTGCCAGACAGCAGGGCTGCACGGCAGGCACCACCACCTGCGGTCTGGGAGTAAGCGATGAGCAGTTAGCCGCACTGGTTAACACCGGACTCGACGTCATGGCCTTTTCCCTTGCGGGCGGCGAAAGACACCACAACGCCCTGCGCCCCTCCACTCCCTTTACCGTCGTGCTGGATGCCATGGCCCGCCTGAAGTGTATCAAGGAGCAGCTCGGCAGCCCGCGCCCGCATATCCACATCGCGTGGCTCTCCACGGTTTCAGCCGTGGAGGATGTGTGCCTGCTGCCGGACCTCATGGAAGAGTACGGCATACATGAGGCGACCGTAAGCGGCATTTCTCTGGTAGCGGACGCCCGCATGTACGGCGAGTGCTTCGCCTCGCTCACGCAAGCAGAGTTCCGGCAGGCCATCAGACCTGTTGTCAGTGTTCTGGACGCAGCCTTTGAACACGGTTTGTCCATTCATGCTCGTCTGCCTGTACCAGATACGCCCGAGGTATCTGCCAGAAAGGAAGCATGCCCCCCGCCGCAACAGGAGAACGGGCCTGTTGCCACGTCTGGGCAGACAGGCATGATTCCTCATGGCGAGTTCATCAATGCAGCCTGTCCGGAGCCTGTGCAGCACAGTCTGGTGATCACGGCAGAAGGCAAGGTCACGCCGTGCATTCTCGGATGCCTGCCGGATAAGGATGCCGTGCAGTACACTGGAACGGGGCAGCACCCGCTTCCCTCGCTGGAGTTCGGCAACGTGGCAGAGGCTTCCCTTGAAACCATCTGGGCATCGCCTGCCTACAGGCAATTCAGAAAACAGGCGGCATCAGGCATTCTCCCTGCGCAGTGCACTTTTTGCCATGCACGGCAGGTATGCCGCATACAGGGCGGTATCCACCCGCCGGGGGACTCCATGACCGAACGCTTGGAGTTTCTCAGACAATGCGCCGCTGCTGAGCAGTGA
- a CDS encoding cytochrome P460 family protein: MKWLLLVVLMIAISANYVIANMHDPVAEKVWNEVVKDAAYKKWKNWPDHAGMQCGLSSPHGELHIVYVNDVGLSKRGTPKPYGTVVVKEDYTQDRKLDAITVMYKVPGYNPDAADWFWARYTADGKAGPVGTPEGCISCHMERSGRDFIIVSQY; encoded by the coding sequence ATGAAATGGCTTCTGTTGGTCGTGCTGATGATCGCCATTTCCGCCAACTACGTCATTGCGAACATGCATGATCCGGTTGCAGAGAAGGTCTGGAACGAGGTCGTCAAAGACGCGGCCTACAAGAAATGGAAGAACTGGCCTGATCACGCCGGAATGCAGTGCGGCCTCTCCTCTCCGCATGGCGAGTTGCATATCGTCTATGTGAACGATGTGGGACTTTCGAAGCGGGGAACTCCCAAGCCTTACGGCACCGTCGTAGTGAAGGAAGATTATACTCAGGACCGCAAGCTGGACGCTATTACGGTCATGTACAAGGTGCCGGGGTATAATCCCGACGCTGCAGACTGGTTCTGGGCACGATACACGGCAGATGGCAAGGCCGGCCCTGTCGGTACGCCGGAAGGGTGCATCAGTTGCCATATGGAACGGTCAGGCAGGGATTTCATTATAGTCTCACAGTATTGA
- a CDS encoding substrate-binding periplasmic protein has translation MMGVVLLSKIEFKSMIPVCCMRWGMRGEQMFRVLSLVIICLLGVNSSAAAADVRLAIPDWPPFSSSELPDNGVMTDLVVSAFHESGYAVTVTMLPWKRALLKGEEGEVDAVLGASYLKEREACFLYSQWCYRVEPYFFCMAREKEYEASVEDLCPATLGVYRGSVFLKELAETCLTIEEGNDHEQNLKKLGNERLDYALTHPEVVLYMVQTGAISPGLLHVCGKPYAQDAVHVVFSRRNGKAAQLAAAFDEGMLKLLQSGEYDAILKRHGIDNEALKELGIMRR, from the coding sequence ATGATGGGGGTGGTGTTACTGTCTAAAATTGAATTCAAATCTATGATTCCAGTCTGTTGCATGCGGTGGGGAATGCGGGGTGAACAAATGTTTCGCGTGTTATCATTGGTAATTATCTGCCTTTTGGGGGTGAACTCGTCCGCAGCGGCGGCAGATGTGCGGCTTGCCATTCCGGACTGGCCGCCTTTCAGCAGTTCAGAGTTGCCGGACAATGGGGTCATGACGGACTTGGTTGTTTCCGCGTTTCATGAGTCGGGCTATGCCGTTACCGTGACAATGCTTCCGTGGAAGCGGGCGCTTCTCAAGGGAGAGGAAGGCGAAGTGGATGCCGTGCTTGGCGCTTCATACCTGAAGGAGCGTGAAGCTTGCTTTCTATACTCCCAGTGGTGTTATCGCGTTGAGCCCTATTTCTTCTGCATGGCGAGAGAAAAGGAATATGAAGCCTCTGTAGAGGATTTATGCCCCGCTACTTTGGGTGTTTATCGCGGTTCAGTGTTTTTGAAGGAGCTTGCTGAGACCTGCCTGACCATAGAGGAAGGGAACGACCACGAGCAGAATTTGAAAAAGCTCGGCAACGAGCGGCTTGATTATGCGCTTACGCACCCGGAAGTTGTATTGTATATGGTGCAGACGGGCGCGATTTCGCCCGGCCTGCTGCATGTCTGCGGTAAGCCCTATGCCCAAGATGCTGTGCATGTCGTATTTTCGCGAAGAAATGGAAAGGCTGCCCAACTTGCAGCGGCCTTTGATGAAGGGATGCTCAAACTGCTGCAAAGCGGTGAGTATGATGCCATCTTGAAGCGGCATGGCATTGATAACGAAGCGCTGAAAGAGCTTGGCATAATGAGACGGTAG
- a CDS encoding putative nucleotidyltransferase substrate binding domain-containing protein yields MADPSRQPQLALDFLRGTLPFSELSADVLGWLAKACSVDFMPSGTRLFERGRTRPDRLWLVQKGAVRLTGGPDAESTPQTAAGEGRQGNASGEVSGSDSLTDVRGEGASVGAVALMDGGFATADVETVEDTFFITIPRAVFLELVEREQVVSQYYMKGLPERFVSKAFAEMRVRCEGLADEKGLYLFASRVGDLVSRPPVSVVRGTSLRQAAACMVEQGVGSLLIREGASEAVLPAEQESGNGLSMVLGEDWDERLGNLTAANWSGGERLADDSDGEIIGIVTDSDLRKAVSLCMDYGAPVETLMNAPVVAMDAERPCFDGLLEMMRRQIHHLCVTRNGRIVGVITAHDIMVMQGRTPMSLFREIMHQRTLEGLHPLGQRVAHVVRGLVEEGARAGAITRMITVFNDLMLEKVLSLLQRELGPAPVPFCWMCMGSEGRREQTFMTDQDNALIIRDTEDPVIRRAAEFYFAAFAEQAVHHLDACGFKRCKGDMMASNPRWRMEQAGWAELFGNWIRRPEPEQVLNSSIFFDFRSGYGRSDYVDGLWRQVLDDAASNELFQRHLAADCLRMRPPLSFFRSFIVEKDGQHRNTLDLKKRGGLPFVDFARVMALRHGLRETNTMDRLLALEAAGHVPAQLGREARDAYEFVMHLRLVHQVGQIERGEQPDNHINPATLTDLEKQTLKEAFAVAVRLQSFLKEMFHMHMG; encoded by the coding sequence ATGGCAGACCCATCCAGACAGCCACAGTTGGCATTGGACTTTCTGCGCGGCACGCTGCCGTTCAGTGAGCTTTCTGCCGATGTGCTCGGCTGGCTCGCCAAGGCCTGTTCTGTTGATTTCATGCCCTCAGGCACCCGTCTTTTCGAGCGCGGACGTACCCGTCCCGACAGGTTGTGGCTGGTGCAGAAAGGGGCGGTGCGGCTCACAGGCGGTCCTGATGCCGAATCTACTCCCCAGACTGCTGCTGGCGAAGGCAGGCAGGGTAACGCCTCCGGGGAAGTCTCCGGTTCCGACTCGCTGACCGACGTGCGGGGCGAAGGCGCTTCCGTGGGAGCAGTGGCGCTTATGGATGGCGGCTTTGCCACCGCTGATGTGGAAACGGTGGAAGATACGTTCTTTATCACCATTCCCCGGGCTGTCTTCCTTGAGCTGGTGGAGCGCGAGCAGGTTGTTTCGCAATACTACATGAAGGGATTGCCCGAGAGGTTCGTTTCCAAGGCCTTTGCCGAAATGCGCGTTCGATGCGAAGGGCTTGCGGACGAGAAAGGGCTTTACCTTTTTGCCAGCCGGGTGGGTGATCTTGTCTCCCGTCCCCCGGTAAGCGTCGTGCGCGGCACTTCGCTCAGGCAGGCGGCCGCCTGCATGGTGGAGCAGGGCGTAGGGTCGCTGCTTATTCGCGAAGGTGCTTCAGAGGCTGTCCTGCCTGCCGAGCAGGAGAGCGGCAACGGTCTTTCCATGGTGCTCGGCGAAGACTGGGACGAGCGGCTCGGCAACCTGACGGCGGCAAACTGGAGTGGCGGAGAGCGGCTTGCGGATGATTCGGACGGCGAGATCATCGGCATTGTCACCGACTCCGATCTGCGCAAGGCTGTGTCGTTGTGCATGGACTACGGCGCACCCGTGGAAACGCTGATGAACGCGCCGGTTGTCGCCATGGATGCCGAGCGTCCCTGCTTCGACGGATTGCTGGAGATGATGCGGCGGCAGATTCACCACCTGTGCGTTACACGCAACGGGCGCATCGTGGGGGTGATAACCGCGCACGACATCATGGTCATGCAGGGGCGCACTCCCATGTCGCTGTTCCGCGAGATCATGCACCAGCGTACACTGGAGGGCCTGCATCCCCTCGGGCAGCGGGTGGCCCACGTGGTGCGCGGGCTGGTGGAGGAAGGTGCCCGTGCCGGTGCCATCACCCGCATGATCACCGTGTTCAACGACCTGATGCTGGAAAAGGTGCTTTCGCTGCTGCAGCGCGAACTCGGGCCCGCTCCTGTGCCGTTCTGCTGGATGTGCATGGGCAGCGAAGGCCGCCGCGAGCAGACGTTCATGACCGATCAGGACAACGCCCTGATCATCCGCGACACGGAAGATCCGGTTATCAGACGGGCTGCGGAATTTTACTTTGCCGCTTTTGCCGAGCAGGCCGTGCACCATCTGGATGCCTGCGGTTTCAAACGCTGCAAGGGCGACATGATGGCCAGCAATCCGCGTTGGCGGATGGAACAGGCTGGTTGGGCAGAGCTGTTCGGCAACTGGATTCGCAGGCCGGAGCCGGAGCAGGTGCTCAACTCATCAATTTTCTTTGATTTCCGTTCAGGCTATGGGCGTTCGGATTACGTGGACGGCCTGTGGCGTCAGGTGCTGGACGATGCCGCCTCCAACGAACTGTTTCAGCGGCATCTGGCAGCGGATTGCCTGCGCATGCGGCCCCCGCTCAGCTTCTTCCGCAGCTTCATTGTGGAAAAGGACGGCCAGCACCGTAACACGCTGGACCTGAAAAAGCGCGGCGGCCTGCCGTTCGTGGATTTTGCGCGGGTCATGGCGTTGCGCCATGGCTTACGCGAAACGAACACCATGGACCGTCTGCTCGCGCTGGAAGCGGCAGGGCATGTGCCTGCCCAGCTCGGGCGCGAGGCCCGCGATGCGTACGAGTTCGTCATGCATCTGCGGCTGGTGCATCAGGTGGGGCAGATAGAGCGCGGTGAGCAGCCGGACAACCATATCAACCCCGCAACCCTCACGGACCTCGAAAAGCAGACGCTCAAGGAAGCTTTTGCGGTGGCGGTGCGGTTGCAATCCTTCCTCAAGGAAATGTTCCACATGCACATGGGATAG
- a CDS encoding PolC-type DNA polymerase III, producing the protein MMSTSASATTGFTGRIAGLLQAVRKGLGRWTGPVHPLLEENYALFADFDQERPIEEYSFVVLDSELTGLNPSRDEIVSIGAVRVAGFSINPSDTLHLMVRPRGTMHKPATLVHRITPEAVADKPPIEDVLPELLRFCNGSLIVGHHVGLDMAFLNRAARRHMGGSLATPCIDTMRLAQAWEQERWEASFDPFQPSISYNLRDLAAHYGLPRFQEHDALEDAMQAAYLFVYLVRKMRGGSIRTLKDLFMAGRSWRWYM; encoded by the coding sequence ATGATGAGTACATCGGCATCCGCCACAACCGGTTTCACCGGCAGGATAGCAGGGCTGCTTCAGGCAGTCCGTAAAGGGCTGGGGCGCTGGACAGGTCCCGTACATCCGTTGCTGGAAGAGAACTATGCACTCTTCGCGGACTTTGATCAGGAACGGCCCATAGAGGAGTATTCCTTCGTGGTGCTGGACAGCGAACTCACGGGCCTCAATCCTTCGCGGGACGAAATCGTCTCCATCGGAGCCGTGCGCGTGGCAGGTTTCAGCATCAATCCTTCAGACACGCTGCACCTCATGGTGCGTCCGCGCGGGACGATGCACAAGCCCGCCACGCTCGTGCATCGCATCACGCCCGAAGCCGTGGCCGACAAGCCGCCCATTGAAGACGTGCTGCCCGAACTGCTGCGCTTCTGCAACGGATCGCTCATTGTGGGGCATCATGTGGGGCTGGACATGGCCTTTCTGAACAGGGCTGCCAGACGGCATATGGGCGGTTCGCTCGCCACGCCCTGCATAGATACCATGCGTCTTGCCCAGGCATGGGAACAGGAGCGCTGGGAAGCCTCGTTCGATCCTTTCCAGCCCAGCATATCCTACAACCTGCGTGATCTTGCCGCGCATTACGGACTGCCCCGTTTTCAGGAGCACGATGCGCTGGAAGACGCCATGCAGGCCGCCTATCTCTTTGTTTATCTGGTGCGCAAGATGCGCGGCGGTTCCATTCGCACCCTGAAGGACCTGTTCATGGCAGGCAGAAGCTGGCGCTGGTATATGTAA
- the argJ gene encoding bifunctional glutamate N-acetyltransferase/amino-acid acetyltransferase ArgJ: MNTPKGYRFATIEANLKYSGRKDLGLIVSDLPAAAAGVFTTNKFQAAPVVMAKSLLDARPFARAVLINAGNANACTGEQGLANCRRTMELVSDAVGLMPEEILPASTGVIGMQFNMAKWETAAAPLASDLGKSTAEDFSRTIMTTDAFNKIVSRTVEIDGKPVTLLAVAKGAGMICPNMATMLAVFITDAAVDPAMWQEIFRAGVDESFNRVTVDGDTSTNDTVFGLANGASGVAVNAANRPVMQEAVTAVMREIAYKLVQDGEGATKVIHINVTGAQSKEDAELAARTVGHSPLVKTAMYGRDANWGRIVAALGRSGAQFDPEDVVVTMCGVELFRNGQPTDADFDTMLEPYLKEVDIILDIELGHGNGTYTLLASDLTHKYIDINADYRS; this comes from the coding sequence ATGAACACCCCCAAGGGATACCGTTTCGCCACCATCGAGGCGAATCTGAAATATTCCGGCCGCAAGGATCTCGGCCTTATTGTGAGCGACCTGCCCGCCGCCGCTGCGGGCGTATTTACCACCAACAAATTTCAGGCAGCCCCTGTTGTCATGGCCAAGTCCCTGCTGGACGCCCGCCCCTTTGCGCGTGCCGTGCTGATCAACGCGGGCAACGCCAACGCATGCACGGGCGAACAGGGCCTTGCCAACTGCCGCCGCACCATGGAGCTGGTGTCTGACGCCGTCGGCCTGATGCCGGAAGAAATTCTTCCCGCCTCCACGGGCGTCATCGGCATGCAGTTCAACATGGCCAAGTGGGAAACCGCAGCCGCCCCGCTCGCATCCGATCTCGGCAAGAGCACTGCCGAAGACTTTTCCCGCACCATCATGACCACGGATGCCTTCAACAAGATCGTCTCGCGCACCGTGGAGATCGACGGCAAGCCCGTTACCCTGCTGGCCGTAGCCAAGGGCGCAGGCATGATCTGCCCCAACATGGCCACCATGCTTGCCGTGTTCATCACCGATGCCGCTGTCGACCCCGCCATGTGGCAGGAGATCTTCCGCGCAGGCGTTGACGAATCCTTCAATCGCGTCACCGTGGATGGCGACACCTCCACCAACGACACAGTGTTCGGCCTTGCCAACGGCGCTTCCGGCGTGGCCGTGAATGCCGCCAATCGCCCCGTCATGCAGGAGGCCGTAACCGCCGTCATGCGCGAAATTGCCTACAAGCTGGTGCAGGACGGCGAAGGCGCCACCAAGGTCATCCACATCAACGTGACCGGCGCGCAGAGCAAGGAAGACGCAGAGCTTGCCGCCCGCACCGTGGGTCACTCCCCGCTGGTAAAAACGGCCATGTATGGCCGCGACGCCAACTGGGGCCGCATTGTGGCCGCTCTGGGCCGCTCCGGTGCGCAGTTTGACCCCGAAGACGTGGTGGTGACCATGTGCGGCGTTGAACTGTTCCGCAACGGCCAGCCCACGGACGCCGATTTCGACACCATGCTGGAACCCTACCTCAAGGAAGTGGACATCATTCTGGACATCGAACTCGGGCACGGCAACGGCACCTACACCCTGCTGGCATCCGACCTGACCCACAAGTACATAGACATCAACGCGGACTACAGAAGCTAG
- a CDS encoding substrate-binding periplasmic protein has translation MKVHSMTITTSLLSAVVFLLLSMLPVQAEMLVLTTIEPPTNYVQDGEIVGTSVDVVREILRRMNVDAEIEVKPWARVLNIAQTTPNVMLFTCGRTQERVDCGFHFIGPVVSRKHAVYKKKESRITVTSLEDIKQQGLVVGGVHDDWRSLMFESKGLRVDIAPTHAQCVEKMFGDRFPLLIGSDIEVPEWLEQTGRPADSLEVAFVFMEAPSFIMLSKHTSPALVHQVREVFRAMQQTDFFEMTAAKYTEILKYKLEYSPEKGFHRPE, from the coding sequence ATGAAAGTTCATTCAATGACCATCACAACGTCATTATTGTCTGCCGTTGTCTTTCTGCTTTTGTCTATGCTGCCTGTTCAGGCCGAAATGCTGGTGCTGACCACAATTGAACCGCCGACCAACTATGTGCAGGACGGCGAGATAGTTGGGACGTCCGTTGATGTCGTTCGTGAGATACTCCGGCGAATGAATGTTGACGCTGAAATAGAAGTTAAACCATGGGCAAGAGTGCTTAATATTGCCCAGACCACTCCCAACGTCATGCTCTTTACCTGCGGCCGAACTCAGGAGCGCGTTGATTGCGGCTTTCACTTCATAGGTCCGGTTGTTTCCCGAAAGCACGCCGTTTATAAAAAGAAAGAAAGCCGGATAACAGTGACAAGCCTTGAAGATATCAAACAGCAAGGGCTGGTCGTAGGTGGCGTCCACGACGACTGGCGAAGCTTGATGTTTGAAAGCAAAGGCCTCCGGGTTGATATTGCTCCAACTCACGCACAATGCGTGGAAAAGATGTTCGGCGATCGTTTTCCACTACTCATCGGATCCGATATTGAAGTGCCCGAGTGGCTTGAACAAACGGGGCGTCCTGCGGATTCCCTTGAAGTCGCTTTTGTCTTCATGGAAGCTCCCAGCTTCATCATGCTCTCCAAACACACTTCTCCCGCACTGGTGCATCAGGTGAGAGAGGTGTTTCGCGCCATGCAACAGACAGATTTTTTTGAGATGACGGCTGCCAAATATACTGAAATATTGAAGTATAAGTTGGAATATTCGCCTGAAAAAGGCTTCCATCGGCCCGAGTGA
- a CDS encoding lipase family protein: MGLPGLTVRRHVLTLAMFACLMLTACASSHQPVPAPEAGRADVVSLTPYNAALLQQACTALNRPELGQFTAFHPRVAYTAAAFSQLGYLPEPTVRTCLAERGFTLLGYFDLQPADYQFFAAQGMYKGRKVYIVSVRGSDSSEDWITNMQLANRGLKDTTIPGRVHQGFLGYAEAVYNQIAWNDATRPLLTETSMGKADLLITGHSLGGAVGLIFTAMMRGIGVEPGHMQTYTFGAPAVGDKEFSRANDTGKIFRIELEGDPVPFAASISPWLYEQAKRNQDEGIEVDATYQSQFMHIGKSYTFNPRQEGFTEADAALGTENRTFLLSVVNNLIALYSSKYDVLEHDITSYMTILDKHLHSEEGQALIQRLAQP; the protein is encoded by the coding sequence ATGGGTTTACCCGGCTTAACGGTACGCAGACACGTACTGACGCTTGCGATGTTCGCCTGCCTCATGCTCACGGCATGTGCATCTTCTCATCAGCCCGTTCCGGCCCCGGAGGCCGGACGGGCTGATGTTGTTTCGCTCACCCCCTACAATGCTGCCCTGCTGCAGCAGGCCTGCACCGCCTTGAACAGACCGGAGCTTGGCCAGTTCACGGCTTTCCACCCCCGTGTGGCGTATACGGCAGCCGCCTTCTCACAACTGGGGTATCTGCCGGAGCCCACTGTCCGCACCTGCCTTGCCGAACGCGGCTTCACCCTGCTCGGCTATTTCGACCTCCAACCGGCGGACTATCAGTTCTTCGCGGCCCAAGGCATGTATAAAGGGCGCAAGGTCTATATCGTTTCCGTGCGCGGTTCCGATTCGTCAGAAGACTGGATAACCAACATGCAGCTCGCCAACCGCGGCCTCAAGGACACCACCATTCCGGGGCGGGTCCATCAGGGCTTTCTGGGATATGCCGAAGCCGTTTACAACCAGATTGCGTGGAACGACGCCACACGCCCCCTGCTCACGGAAACATCCATGGGCAAGGCCGACCTGCTCATCACCGGTCATTCGCTCGGCGGAGCCGTGGGACTCATCTTCACGGCCATGATGCGCGGCATTGGCGTAGAACCCGGGCACATGCAGACCTATACCTTCGGCGCGCCCGCAGTAGGCGACAAGGAATTCTCCAGAGCCAACGACACGGGGAAGATTTTCCGCATAGAGCTTGAAGGGGATCCCGTCCCCTTTGCGGCCAGCATATCGCCATGGCTCTACGAACAGGCCAAGCGCAATCAGGATGAGGGCATAGAGGTTGACGCTACCTACCAAAGCCAGTTCATGCACATCGGCAAATCCTACACCTTCAATCCCAGGCAAGAGGGCTTCACGGAAGCCGACGCTGCGTTAGGCACGGAGAACCGCACCTTTCTGCTCTCCGTGGTCAACAACCTCATTGCCCTGTACTCCAGCAAGTATGACGTGCTGGAACACGACATCACCAGCTACATGACCATACTTGACAAGCACCTGCATTCGGAGGAAGGACAAGCGTTGATACAAAGGCTTGCGCAGCCTTGA
- a CDS encoding glutamine--tRNA ligase/YqeY domain fusion protein — translation MSNSPIESAKENAEKKEGPGLDFIRTRIAEDNASGKYQGRVHTRFPPEPNGYLHLGHAKSICLNFGIASEHEGGKCNLRFDDTNPVKEDTEYVESIMEDVKWLGYDWEDRMFYASDYFDRLYELAIQLIKDGKAYVDSLSAEEIRQYRGTLTEPGKESPYRNRSVEENLDLFQRMKDGEFEEGAHVLRAKIDMAASNIVMRDPTLYRIRKAHHHRTGDTWCIYPMYDYTHCISDSTEGITHSICTLEFENNRELYDWMLETLGLYRPQQIEFARLNLTYTVLSKRKLIQLVQEGHVRGWDDPRMPTLSGVRRRGFPPEALREFCSRIGIAKADSMVDYALLEFCVREKLNAVTPRLMGVVDPIKLVITNYPEDQYDEFEMPLHPEDESYGTRTMRFGRELWIENDDFREEAPKKYFRLTPGQEVRLRYAYYVTCTGVVKDDEGNIKEVHCTYDPESKGGSTADGRKVKGTIHWVSVCDGVPAEVRLYEPLFLKENPNQVEEGKTFLDYLNPDSEKVVTAYLEPRLATYEPGTRVQFERLGYYCVDKDSRPGKPVFTRTATLRDSWARVERNQK, via the coding sequence ATGAGCAATTCCCCCATCGAGTCTGCCAAGGAAAATGCAGAAAAGAAGGAAGGTCCGGGTCTGGACTTCATCCGTACCCGAATCGCAGAAGACAACGCCTCCGGCAAGTATCAGGGCCGCGTGCATACGCGTTTCCCTCCGGAGCCCAACGGATATCTGCATCTTGGTCATGCCAAGTCCATCTGTCTGAACTTCGGTATTGCCAGCGAACATGAGGGCGGCAAGTGCAATCTGCGCTTCGACGACACCAACCCCGTGAAGGAAGACACCGAATACGTGGAATCCATCATGGAGGACGTGAAGTGGCTGGGCTATGACTGGGAAGACCGCATGTTCTATGCATCCGACTATTTCGACCGCCTGTACGAGCTGGCCATTCAGCTTATCAAGGACGGAAAGGCGTATGTGGATTCCCTGTCTGCCGAAGAGATTCGCCAGTATCGCGGTACCCTCACTGAGCCCGGCAAGGAGAGCCCCTACCGCAACCGTTCTGTGGAAGAGAACCTTGATCTCTTCCAGCGCATGAAGGACGGCGAATTCGAAGAAGGCGCTCACGTGCTGCGCGCCAAGATCGACATGGCGGCTTCCAACATCGTGATGCGCGACCCCACCCTGTACCGCATCCGCAAGGCGCATCACCATCGCACCGGCGACACGTGGTGCATCTACCCCATGTACGACTACACCCACTGCATTTCCGACTCCACGGAAGGCATCACGCATTCCATCTGCACGCTGGAGTTCGAGAACAACCGCGAGCTGTACGACTGGATGCTGGAAACCCTTGGCCTTTACCGTCCGCAGCAGATTGAATTTGCCCGCCTGAACCTGACCTACACCGTGCTTTCCAAGCGCAAGCTCATTCAGCTGGTGCAGGAAGGGCACGTGCGCGGTTGGGACGATCCCCGCATGCCCACTCTTTCCGGTGTGCGCCGTCGTGGTTTTCCGCCGGAAGCCCTGCGCGAGTTCTGCTCCCGTATCGGCATTGCCAAGGCGGACTCCATGGTGGATTACGCGCTGCTGGAATTCTGCGTGCGTGAGAAGCTGAACGCCGTTACGCCCCGTCTCATGGGCGTGGTCGATCCCATCAAGCTGGTTATCACCAACTATCCTGAAGACCAGTACGACGAGTTCGAAATGCCCCTGCATCCGGAAGATGAAAGCTACGGCACCCGTACTATGCGCTTTGGCCGCGAGCTGTGGATAGAGAACGACGACTTCCGCGAAGAAGCGCCCAAGAAGTACTTCCGCCTGACCCCCGGTCAGGAAGTGCGTCTGCGCTACGCCTACTACGTGACCTGCACCGGCGTGGTGAAGGACGATGAGGGCAACATCAAGGAAGTGCACTGCACCTATGATCCTGAAAGCAAGGGCGGTTCCACCGCTGACGGCCGTAAGGTGAAGGGCACCATCCACTGGGTTTCCGTCTGCGACGGCGTGCCTGCGGAAGTGCGTCTCTATGAGCCGCTGTTCCTGAAGGAGAACCCCAATCAGGTGGAAGAAGGCAAGACCTTCCTCGATTACCTGAACCCCGATTCCGAAAAGGTTGTTACCGCGTATCTTGAGCCCCGTCTCGCTACGTATGAACCCGGTACCCGCGTCCAGTTTGAGCGCCTTGGCTACTACTGCGTGGACAAGGATTCCCGCCCCGGCAAGCCGGTGTTCACCCGCACTGCCACCCTGCGTGACAGCTGGGCCCGCGTGGAGCGCAACCAGAAGTAG